Part of the Apostichopus japonicus isolate 1M-3 chromosome 18, ASM3797524v1, whole genome shotgun sequence genome, TGTTTTGTCGTACATATTTGGTATATATTAGGATTGCTGCAGTTCATCAAAAGAATTATTCCTATGTTAAACTTCCACCCTGATTTAAAGTGATGACTTATACATGCTGGTActactcatgatgttgtacttgATCTTAactgtactactgtactactactaccatAGCCAGTCATGCATTCACATACCTTTCCTGTCACGGTCATGCATTCATATGCCTTTCCCTGTCACGGTCATGTATCCACGTACCTTTCCTGTCACGGTCATGTATCCACGTAACTGTCCTGTAACTATGTACCCATGTACATTTCCTGTCATGGTCATGCATCCACGTACATTTCCTGTCACGGTCATGCATCCACGTACATTTCCTGTCACGGTCATGCATTCACATGCCTTTCCCTGTCACACTCATGTATCCACGTAACTTTCCTGTCACGGTCATGTATCCACGTAACTTTCCTGTCACGGTCATGCATACACGTACATTTCTTGTCACTGTCATGTACCCACGTACCTTTCCTGTCACGGTCATGTATCCACGTACCTTTCCTGTCACGGTCATGCATACACGTACATTTCCTGTCACTGTCATGTACCCACGTACCTTTCCTGTCACGGTCATGTTTCCGAGTACATTTCGTGTTACAGTCATGTATCCACGTATCTTTCCTGACACGGTCATGCATTCACATGCCTTTCCCTGTCACGGTCATGTATCCACGTACCTTTCCTGTCACGGTCATGTATCTATGTAACTTTCCTGTCACGGTCATGTATCCACGTACCTTTCCTGTCACGGTCATGTATCCACGTACCTTTCCTGTCACGGTCATGTATCCACGTACCTTTCCTGTCACGGTCATGTATCTATGTAACTTTCCTGTCACGGTCATGTATCCACGTACCTTTCCTGTCACGGTCATGTATCCACGTACCTTTCCTGTCACGGTCATGTATCCACGTACCTTTCCTGTCACGGTCATGTATCCACGTAACTTTCCTGTCATGGTCATGCATCCACGTAACTTTCCTGTCACGGTCATGCATACACGTACATTTCCTGTCACTGTCATGTATCCACGTACCTTTCCTGTAACACATTCACATACCTTTTCTGTAATGGTCATATATCCACGTACCTTTCCTGTCACGGTCATGTATTCACATACCTTTGCTGTCATGGTAAGTGTGGAATAAAATATTTGCTGTGGTTGGTAACTCTACGACTGTTTGGTCTAGGGTCACCAATTTAGCTCTTTCTGGCCTAATTAAGAACACTAATGTTTCACTTCAAGACTGTACAGATGTACCTTGAAGACCGTGGAAAAAGACATGTTATTGTAGCGTAAATACCTTGCTTCTATTAGTCTTGGATCGATGGGCGGGTACAGGCACTTGACCACATCATCGACTCTGTAGTTAACAAATGACACAGGAAATTAACAAATGTTGTACAGGTATCTCACGAAAAGAGAGCAGGAgttgaattaattaatttattcattcattaattGATAGATGGTGAAAGGAAATAAAGACATTATTCTGCTAATGACAGCATTCAAAATTTTACAATTCGGTTAATTACGCCTTTTGACATTGAAGATAagacaaaatataaaacacaGTGGAGATGTGACGACTGTGAACGAATATTTCAAGTGACAGCAGTTGATCTGTTCCAACaaaatgttagtgaaaatgttCTGCATCATCTAGGTGTTAATCCAAATCATAAAGGGAGACTTGAGGtgcaaaattaatattgatatgttgtagacatttaaaaaaaaacaaagaaaaaacacttCTATCAGTCCAGGACGTACTTCTATTCCACATGTATCTTTTGAGAAATCAGCCTTTACACAGTTGAGGTTTATCAGTCAAAATGACTGGACCTTGTAGTCTCTTGCACATTtgatcagttcctcagatgcaacacaaaactcaatggtaTTATGCTCTCAAACGACAAGTTTATAATGTGTTGCAATTTTGTTGAGGACAAAACAGATTTGATTGCCATCCAAGGATGAGTGATTTTCGTGTTGTTTACCCACACTGACAGAAAACGGCTAGAAATGGTATAGACTGTTGATGAAGATCAGATACACGACTCGTTTTTTTTCCACCCGTCACCCATTAAATGATCAGTTCTGGACCTCTCACTGACCAGAAAGTAAACAACTTTTTCAGTGCATTAATCCCCATATAAGGCCAacaataaaatttgaaaacgttTGACTTTTCACTTTATTAGTTGATACAGAGCATGACTAGACCAGCTGTCAAAAATTCGTCGCTATGGGAATAAAGGATCGCAATGAACGAATTGATCTAAATGGACCTTGAAGAGCGGCTTTGACAGTTGCGGTATTAAAAAAATGTCGACGAAACCAATCTCTATTTGCTGGGATGATGACAGACCTACCTTGGGCTGATCCGTTTGGCAATGACGACGATGTCGCCCAATGACGATTCTTTAGAGCTAACCGTGGCAGTATTTCCAATGGTCATGGCGACCAACTTTTCTGTGAGTAGATGGCAAGTTTTCAGAATTTCAAGGCAGTGTGGAATTAAACCTCtgttatcaaaaaaaaaaagagagagggaaAGACATTTTAGAGAGGTGACATCGAAGAATCGCAGAATATACTACGTTCACTGGAAAGAATACAGAAATAGCTGCAAAAAGGTTGACCTTTAACTATATTAGAATTCTCACTGAACTTGTACAAAAAGATATCTGATTCTTAATGCATAACAGACCTGTATATGATTTTGaattcaaaacaaagaaagaaatcttTCTTCTGATAACAGAAACTGTCTTCTTTTTACAGTGCATTAAGGCTAAGGCCTAACCATCCTTATATTAAACCTGACATGCCAACAAAAATTTCTCTGCATTCTTACAAAATCAGCTTTGTCTTGGAAGTTTAGCTTTTTTTTAAGTCCATTCTTTTCTACCATTGTCCtcaacatttgaaaaagaatatattttcgataaattattaattttcctGTTTCCAGATGTTGaaatgtacatactgtaatgttttctAACAAGAACGGGGATATCCAGCCACGCCAAATccacagagggcgctgtcataccGGCCCTTTCTAGTTCCATTAAAACTTGACAAGCTACAGTCTCTGAAATCACTGAGAATTCCTGTGACCAATCTCTAACGGACCCCCTTCTGGGCAAAGTACCTGCACATACCCTAGTTCACACTTAGTGTGACATATTCGAGCCAACATTCAGTTTTCACTCATAACTAGCACAGTCATAACTAGCACATTTTAACAAATTGTGATTGCTCACTGTTCGTTTGACAACTTAACACACAACGTCTGGTCGTCAACAAATCACAAAGCTTCTTTCACAACTAGCACATAGATTGAGTTATGTTACAATGCTGTACAATATCTATGGAGATCTGTAAAACAGTATCGGTCACGCACAATAGGACGGAGAGCCGTATTTATGGCACCCAAGATCCCATAATCTTTCAATTATGTAAgtatttgtaagtattttagatcctcctgcaagcaggaactcgcaaagaagctgcataggcttatcaaagctgcaagcaagtcagtctcttagaaacatatttaatgtccatgattataaattgtcaacaactctgtaactggacgacatacattaatcttggagcgACTCGAACTtgagaccttatgattgaagaCATTCAAGAAGGCCATTCAAGAAAACATTCGAGAAGCAAGAAATTATAGACACTGAAGAAGCCCACTCAGCTTAACAAGAACGGAAAAAgcaattttccctttttttttgatGTCACCTGCTGGTACattcaaataaatacaaatatcttTTACAAATTCACTTAGCTGACTAAAGCAAGAGCGAATAAAAACAGATACAGGAGAGATTACGAGAGACagtgagagcgtggtggccaattggctaaggcgtcggactcgtgatccaaggattgctggttcgattcctgtctagttcattacgttgtgtccttgggcaagatgctttatctcacttgcctctctccacccaggggttaaatgggtacctgtgaggtaacttgtcattgtgcgcagtatataactgctgcctaCTGGAGGGAtggtctctgggacaggttatcattaaCCAGGGGTAAtttaacgtctgtaaagcgctttgaaacctatcgctatattaaaagcaaatattattattattattttgagagACAGGGGTGAGGAGGAAACTTACGTGGCATCGTCCACCCATTTTTCGTCCTGCAGAATGTCACTGAGCTGTTCATTGGAGAAGTAAACGCTCTTCAGTTCCACTTCGTAATCTTCGTTGGGAAGCTCTGCGTTACTTACTAGTGACATATTGTGTCCTCTTCTTGTATCTCTGTCGAAGAAAAGTCAAGTGTAAACTGATTCAGTTAGTGATGAGCAATGAGTAACTGAGAGCATATAATATTGAcagagggcgttgtggtcaagtggttaaggcagtggacttgtgatctaaggattacaggttcgagccctggccagatcattgcgttgtgtccttgggccaggcactttatctccattgcctctcttcacccaggtgtataaatggggacttgcgaggtgacttgtaaatttAGTTGCGTGTACCGCTTTGTGGCtacaccctatgggaagtcccccagggtacacgtggctgtggtgcactgtggtgccccaggagagattgtttgaattgtgcagaCTTTGGtttgtaggtgtgacaagttaccaatgaccagggttaagtacagcgcggcaAGACTGTTTTATGAAATGATCAAATACACAATAACTTGCTTCTCACAGAACGTTTCTTGGTAGCTTTGTGTTTGTGTTGTAAATTGGCCATTTTTGCCCCATTATTCTTTTCTGAGGTTATAAACCAACATTGCAGTATCTTTTAATGTCCCATGTTGCTATCAACTTGTCAACATAAATCTGCTGATATCCCATTTTATGGTCACAATATCTACTGAGATCCCATACTCAGGCGGTTATCTCATACTACCGCCCAACAATGTGCTGGTAGCCTCCAATCTGGTCACATTATCTGCTGATATCCCATTTTATGGTCACAGTATCTACTGAGATCCCATACTCAGGCGGTTATCTCATACTACCGTTAAACTATGTGCTGGTATCCTCTAATCTTGTCACTTTATCTGCTGATATCCCATTTTATGGTCACAGTATCTACTGATATCCCATACTCAGGCGGTTATCTCATACTACCGTCCAACAATGTGCTGGTATCCTCCAAGCTGGTCACATTATCTGCTGATATCCCATTTTATGTTCACAATATTTACTGGTATCACATAATCAGGTGGTCCTACACTATCGTCAAACAATGTGCTGGTATCCTCTAATCTGGTCACATTATCTGCTGATATCCCATTTTATGGTCACTGTATCAAAGGACGGGGTTATCCCATACTACCGTCAAACAATGTGCTGATATCCTCTAATCTGGTCACATTATCTGCTGATATCCCATTTTATGGTCACAGGATCTACTGATAGTTCATTTCATGGTCCGAAAACCTGCAGTATAGCCCATATTATTGGTCACTTTATTTCCTAATATCTTGTAAAATCTTCACAGTAAAGTATCAGCTGATATTGATGTTACTGAAGCTTAGTGCACTTAGCTAGCAActacttttttttatcaagttCTTCCGTTATGATATGCTTGATATTTTACTGACATGACTTTTACTTTTGTCAATGCCACAGAAACTTTCCTTTATCTCAAAATGGTCTCATGTCCAATATGGTATATGTTTGGTAATTAGCCTAATCACTTGGCAACAATAACAATGTCTATTCAGGATTTTGTATGCAAATTCAGTCATACCTAGGGAACATTTGCTATGTAAGCATTATTGGATTTAAGTGCTCCAAATATAGACAGCactgataaaaatataaaatgaaaatatcaaaatatcaaaaatatcaacaacaaaaaataaaaaaaaggttttgtaacaaaatttgtttaaaactgaaatatagaaagcaaaaaaaataacaaacctCAGTCGCAGCACAGATCGCTTTAACCGCAAATCCAGCATACGACAGTAGCGATGGCAGCAGAGCCCAATCAATGTAATAGTGGCAGCAGCAAAGAGAAACGCTAATACTGAAATAGCCACAATTACCACCGCCTCCATCCCGCTGATTGGAGAGCTCATTGAGACTTAGGTAGTCTGGACTTGAAACTCCATTAAAGATACCTTCGGTCAAAAAGAAATcataaaaaatcaatcaatcaagacGTCAGTTTGATTGTAAAATTGGATACAATATATTAATCTCTTACTTACTTAGATTAGTATAACACAGGCACAATTGCAGGATCAACCAAATCAACTTGTTTTCACTTCCCCCATTAGAATAGTGATGATATTAAATGAAACTATATTCATAAAGGGCAATAATACCCCATCAATACAATTACAAAACTACAAACCACACTGGACAAAGCCTGGTCATTTGATTTGGGTTAAGGTAATAACCGATACTTAGCAGTTTGTGTGGAAAATTTAAGTAAGCTGCCCAACAAGTAATTTTGCTGAGCTCTTTGAGAGTTTATTTAAATACCCATAGGTTTGCACACTGGCATAGTTTTGTAGTGGATATGAAGTCCAGAACACAATGCAAATTGAAGACATGGTAATCGACTTTGTACGTTAAAAAAAAGGCATGATGAATGAGTAATTTTGCAAATGCCCCTTTCATGCAAACTGTACCTCAAAATAAGAACGTACTCTGAAGTTTGTGTTTCTATGTATTTTTGGGTATTACAGGTCTAAGAAAAATTTCAAATGCTAGCTAAGCCATAGACTAGTTGAACTTATACTTGTCATATTTAGAGGAATCTTTAGTGTATCTGCATTCAGTAACGTCAATACTGTacctttaataaaataacagttAAGTAACTTAATCACCTTGGCACCAAATGCAACATGTTGGCAATAGGCCAACAgcttaattattataataacaatagtTAAGCTGTAATAGACATGCATaaatacagacagacagacaggaaTAGCCTTTTGAGAATAACTTTtaacttaaaggattggttaTAGAGGGTACCGTTATTTTCCGCACACGGTACTTTCcactgaaacaaaacggtgttttccgcacacaaatttgtcagcggaaaacaacgtttttttcagcggaaagtaacgttttttttcagcggaaaggaccttttttttgggaggaacagaatgacttactgaaatgattaggtacatggaaggatttaggaggATGGAGAAGAAAGCATTTAACTGGcaggataaaatgtagcttcGAGACTAGATTATTATTAGGATAGCGAAGgttgtagcttaggctgtaagcactagcttaggctgtaagcacaagtttaattttagttaaacaGCACCACCTTATTTGGTTGTAGTTTTCGATATGGCATGAAGGTGAAAAAAGATGAGCTGCCGTGTCGATTTGGTCTCGCTAAGTTTCATCCTTTAGGGGGCGggcagagggggaggggtgtcttttgtgatattttcacatTAACAATAACAGAGTACAGAGTGAGAATATAAAGGGCTATATAATATTATGCCTCATACTTCTTTAAGTTATCCCTAATTACAAACACCCCAAACCTActgtaaattataagcagcttaactgttctaacatgaactcagtctaaccatgcttatcgacgttctttgatactttctcatgttatttatatttgaatttggtatcctaaaattgaggaaaaatatagtgtacaggtaagtggaaaaaatagttgttttccgcacaagAATTTTGTCAGCGGAAAGTAATgtgcggaaagtaacgtgtgcggaaaacaactgaaaccggTTATAGATATCTACTCTTCAAATGACACATGTGATGTTTCaagatatttcattttgttacaACTATAGAATGCAAAGTTTCTTAGTAGCGGGATGAACAGATGCCCAGTCAACTCTCTTACCTACTATGCATTCTTGCCGTATTTACATATAGGGCTAGGCTATAGGCCCAATAGATTTTGGACAAAATCTTTAACAATGAGTAAACTTCGTCAGTTCGATGTCTGAAGTTTGTCATTTAATTGGACCAATCATGCTACTATGATAGGCCTACTGGTACTAATTAGTAGTATGTCTAGggctagtactagtagcatggtggcTCATAACTGACACaattaaggatttgatcaaccaTATCTATCAATGAAAAATCCCAATCACTCATCTGTATACATTTCGGAATAGAATTTTCCCACAAAAtgtacttaggcctaggcctactccCTAAAACGTAAAAATAACCGAAATTACCTCAACacgataccactactctctgggacctgacctgtctgagctttgaggctcagagcatagcaaacagcatccagagtcaatggatgtatacttacacAAAAGTTACCGTTAACtgatcgacgaatgtgtcaattctGGGGTAgggaaagaacttgacacgggagacattttgtggtcaaattctgctgaATTGTACATTAcataggcacagaacaataattattttgatatcattacatttctgaggaactacacatatgaaaagcGCATACAGTTGGGtgttttggatttttccttgatagacatgttgatcaaatccttaagtgcgtcaattatgagcccaccatggtACTACTACTACGAGAGGCCTAGCCTAAGCAGCTAGCCTAACCAACCTCAATTGGTATCAAGATTGATATGCAGATTGATATTATTAGGTCTCACAACACTTGTCAATTTAACATTCGAACTAAGTCTGCTTTAACAATTGAAATCCGCAAAAGTTCCTTACCATTGGGCTGATTGTTGGGTAGTTGGGCCAACTGAATTTTAAGTTCTAGCTTTGTTGTAACTAGAAATGGAAGATTTAGGCCCTAACTCTGTCACCAAAAGATAAACATTGCTCTATGGTGGCAGTATGTAGGAAT contains:
- the LOC139958577 gene encoding transmembrane protein 98-like translates to MSSPISGMEAVVIVAISVLAFLFAAATITLIGLCCHRYCRMLDLRLKRSVLRLRDTRRGHNMSLVSNAELPNEDYEVELKSVYFSNEQLSDILQDEKWVDDATGLIPHCLEILKTCHLLTEKLVAMTIGNTATVSSKESSLGDIVVIAKRISPRVDDVVKCLYPPIDPRLIEARSAALLLSVQNLVLTAKYALKLPFVEWIDSSLSEMEHHLQILREASIICDSRTCSISSGTESSSQPQDPQLDELGAVGPPVPEEPYSVASVL